GCAGGGCCTCGCTCACGGCCGGCGGCGGCACGTCGGGGGAGTCGTCGTCGCGGTGCAGCCGCGCGAGCGCGCGGTCGAGCCGGTCGACCGACTCGCTGAGCCGATCCGCGGGCGTCTCCGACTCGGCCTCGCGCTGCTCGCGCTGCCGTCGCTGCGCCTCGCGCTGCTCTTCCGTCTGCGCCTGCTCCCAGCTCCGCTCCTGGCGGGCGAGCTGGAGCGCCTCCATCTGCGCGCGCTGCGCCTCGTGCTGGAGCTGCGCCGTCTGGAACGGGTCGGCCTCCGGGCGGCGCGCGGCCTCGCGCCAGCGCTCCATCGCCTCGCGCGCCTCGTTCCACTGATCCATCAGCCGGCGCGAGGCGGTCTCGGGCGGCTCCTGGTCCACCGAGGTCGGCAGCGGCCGCTCCTCCGCGCTCGCCTGCTCGTCGCCCGCCTCGCCGCCCTCGCGATCCTCGGCGTCGGGGTCGATGCCGGCCGCGCGCTCGAGGATCTCGGCCGCCTCACGGATGGCGTCGGTGCGCTGGTCCATGGCGCGGGCCCGCTGCTCGGCCAGCTCGTGCTCGAGCGCGTTGATCTCCGCGTCCAGGCGCCGGTCCGGGTTCTCCGCGAGCCGCTGGCGCAGCGCCTCGGCCGCGGCCGCGATCTCCTCGGGCGTGCGCGGATCCTCTTGCTGGATGGGCCCCTCGTCGCCCGCCACCCACGCGGCGAGCTCGGGCCAGACGTAAGCGATGGGCACCGCGAGCCCGAGCGCGATCACCGCCGCCGCTGCGTAGCGCCCGACGTGGAACGCGGGGCGGGGCGCCTTGGGGATGGCGCCCGCGTCGGCGAGGAAGGTCTCGGCCGAGCGGATCTGCAGGCGGTGCAGCTTGGGCACGTCCGCGGCTCCGGAGAGCTGGAGCGCGGTCGCGAAGCGGTCCTTCGCGTCGAGCACCCCGTCGAGCACCATGGCCGCGTCGAGCGCGTCGGCCCAGCGGTGTCGGATCTCCCAGCCCGCCACCAGCGCGAGCGCGAGGCCCGCCGCGGCCGCCGCCCAGACCAGGTCCACCCCCGCGATCGAGAGCGCCAGCGCGACGGGCGCGCCCACCGCGAGCGCCGCGCCGAGGCCACAGAGCAGCGCGTCGAGCAGCACGTGGCGGTTGAGCCGGCCTCGGACCCGCGCGATCTCGCGGAGGATCGAGCCCGGCAGCGGAGCGGATTCGGTCTGATCGTTCATGCGCGCCTCACGTTCCCACCGGGAACGTGCCCATGAGCGCGACAAACGTGACCGTGATCGAAGAAGACTCCCATGCCCCCGCGGGCTTCTGACGAATGACTCGGGAAAATGTTTCCCGGCGACTCGCTCCTCGTTCTACGCGCCCGCCGTGGGGAGATCCCTTCACGCCCCATCAGACCCGAGGCCCGGCGATGTCTTGGCTCAGCCCTTGCCCGGACGGGTCACCCTCGTCACGGGCTCCTCGTCCATCCCGGGCGGGGGCTCGGAGACCAGCGTCTGGCGTTCCCCGTCGAGGGATTCGTCGAGCGTGTCCTCGTCGGTCGGCAGGCCCGCGAGCCGGAGCGCGCTGGGGTTTGCGGCCATTCGCGCCCAGTCCCGGAGCGGCTGATGCGGCGGCTCGAGCGCGGCCGAGGCGGCGGCGCGCCGGAAGACCTCCGCCACCTGCGCGGCGCGGCTCGGGCGGCGCGACACGTCCCGCTGCAGCATCGCGTGGATCATCTCCGCGACCTCGTCCGGGATCCCGGTGCGCATGCGGGAGACGGGCGGGATCTCGAGGTTGAGCACCGCGTCGAGCGTCTTGAAGGGCGTCGGCCCCTCGAAGAGCCGGTCCCCCGAGAAGAGCTCCCAGGCGACGATCCCGAGCCCGAAGAGATCCGTGCGGCGGTCGACGGAGTGCCCCAGCGCCTGCTCGGGCGCGCAGTACTCGAGCTTGCCCTTGAACTGCCCCGCCGTGGTCTTGGTCATGCGCTCGGCCGCGCGCGCGATGCCGAAGTCCGAGACCCGCACGACGCCGTCGAAGCCCACGAGCAGGTTCGCGGGCGATACATCACGGTGGACCAGCTCGAGCGGCGCGCCGCTCGGGGTCGTGGCTCGGTGCGCGGCGTCGAGCCCGTCCGCGGCCTGGGCCACCAGCTCGATGGCCACGTTGGTCGGGATCGGCCGTCGCGTGCGCACCATCTGCGATACGGTCGCGCCGAGCACGAGCTCCATCGCGATGTAGAGGATCTGCGTCCGGTCGTCGCGGCCGACGTCGAGCACGGTGACCACGTTCGGGTGCTGGATGCGAGCCGCGATGCGGGCCTCGTCCAGGAACATGTTCGCGTAGTCGTGGTCGTCGGCCAGCTCAGGCCGCATGAGCTTCAGCGCCACCTGCCGCTCGAAGCCCGCCATCCCGGTCTGCTTGGCAACCAGCACGCGCGCCATGCCGCCGGTCGCCAGCTCCGCGACGGGCTCGTAGGGACCCACTTTGGCGGGCAGGCCAGTGACCACGGCTCAGCCTATCACTCGCCCGTGATCCGCGAGCGGAACCGCGGCGTCGGATCGCGGGCCCAGCCGCGCTGGCGCCACTCGAAGTGAAGGTGCGGCGCGGGCGCGAAGCCGGTCATGCCCACCTCCGCGATGCGCTGGCCGCGCTCGACCCACTGGCCGGCGAAGACGTGGGTGCGGCGGCAGTGGGCGTAGAAGGTGGAGAAGCCCTCGGCGTGGAGCAGGATGACGACGTTGCCGTACCCGGTCAGCTCGTTGTCGCTGTACATCACCAGCCCGTCGCGGGCGGCGCGGATGTCGCTCCCCTCGGGCGCGGCGATGTCGACGCCCCAGTGGCGGCGGTGGCTGAGTGAGCCGGTGCGCGTACGCCCGAATCCGCGTCCGAGCCGGCCCTCGAGCACGGGGAAGGTCAGCGACCCGTCCGCGTCGAGCCGGTCCACCGCGTCCATCCACTCCGCGAACGGACGCTGGTGCATGACCACGAGCGCGGTCGCGCGGTGCCCGAGGCCGAGCCGCCGCGCGCGCTCCGCCGCCACGCCGTGCGGCTCGGGCACCAGGCGCGGGCCCTGGCAGTGATCGCGGTAGCCGCCGCGCGTCCGACACTCGGGCGGCATGCGGCGGCGCCAGCGCGCGGGGGTCAGCGGCCAGTCGTCGGTGATGTCGTTCATCCACCGCGGCGGCACGCGCTCGGCGAGATCGACCACCGCCGCCGCGTCGCCGTCGCTCAGCTCCGCCTGGTCGGCGAAGGCGGGCGCGGCCAGCGCGCCGAGGAGGCACGCGGCGCTCAGGCCGATGAGGACGTGGCGGGGGTTCACGGCGGACCACCCTAAACGATCTCCCCGGCTCTCCACAAAGGGGGTTTGCCTGACTCGCCGCTGCTACGTTCCAGATGTGTCCGACTACGAAGAGATCGGCGAGGAGCGGCTGCGAGCCGTGATCGACGAGTTCGTCGACCGCATGTTCGACGACCTGATGATCGGCTTCTTCTTCCGCAAGGCGAGCAAGGCGCGGATCAAGGAGATGGAGCTGCAGCACGCGGCAGCGCACCTCGGCGCGCAGCGCGAGTACGGCGGCCGACCGCTGAAGGAGGCGCACTCCGCGCACCGGATCATGGGCGGCCACTTCGAGCGTCGGAAGAAGATCCTCGACGACACCCTGCGCGAGCACGGGGTCTCGGACGAGATCCGCGCGCGCTGGATGGCCCACCTCGAGACGCTCCGGCCCCTGATCACCAAGGACGCCGGGAGCGAGTGCCGCTGAGAAGCCCTTGATTTGTGTCTACGAGACACTAATATGACCCGCATGGGTGGAGGCGTGCGGGGGCTGCGGCGCGAGCGAGGGGCGGTGGGGATCGCGGAGGGCGCGCGGCCCGTCTGCGGCCCTGACGACGTGCGCCTGGAGGTGGTCTGCGTCGGCGTCTGCCGCACCGACGTCTACGTCGCGGAGGGGCGCATCCCGGTCCCGGAGGGGCGGGTGCTCGGCCACGAGGTCTGCGGCGTGGTGCGCGAGACGGGAGCGTCGACCCGCGGGTGGGCGCCCGGGGACGCGGCGATCGTGATGCCGTCGATCGCGTGCGGGCGCTGCGATGGCTCGGGCTGCCTCGCGCCGCAGATGCTCGGGATCGATCGCGACGGCGCGTTCGCGGACCAGGTCGTCGTGCCGGCCCGCGCGCTGCACCGGCCGCGCGGGCTGCCGATGCGGCTGGCCGCCTACGCCGAGCCGATGGCGGCCTCGATGGCGGTGCTGGACCTGGATCTGCCGCGCGAAGGGCGCGGCGTCGTGCTCGGAGCTGGGCGCATCGCGACGCTGACGCTGCGGGTGCTGCGCGACGCGGGGTTCACGTCCGTGACGATGCACGGGCCGCGGGACGGGCGGCTCGAGCGAGGCGGCTTCGACTTCGTGATCGAGACCGCGGCCACGGCGGAGACTCTCGCGGTGGCCCTCGCGGCGCTGCGCTGCGGAGGCACCCTGGTCCTGAAGAGCCGCCCCCACGCCCCGGTGCCGCTCGACGTCGCGGCCGCGGTGCAGCGTCGGGCGCGGATCGTGGCCGCGCGCTACGCGGAGATGGACGCGGCGATCGCGCTCATGCGGCGGGCTCCCGAGCTGGTCGCCGATCTGCTCGGCCCGGTGCTCTCGCTCGAGGCGTTCGACGTCGCCTTCGCCTCGCGCGAGGACACGAAGACCTTCTTGACACCCCTCGACGACCCACAGGCGGTCTGGGCGCGGGCGCGCGGGGGCGCCTGATGTGCGGCGTAGTCGGCGTGGTGGGTCCTGGCGTGGACGCCTCGATGCTCCGCGCGGGGATCGGCGCGATCCGTCACCGCGGCCCCGACGGCGAGGGCGTGTTCGTCGACCCGGCGCGCGTCGCGGGCCTCGCGCACGCGCGCCTCGCCCTGGTGGGGATCGCCGACGGGGCGCAGCCGATCGCGAGCGAGGACGGGCGCGTGGTCGTGAGCGTCAACGGCGAGATCTACGGGCACGCGGCGCTCCGCGCGGAGCTCGAGGCGCGCGGACACCGCTTCCGGACCCACAGCGACAGCGAGGTCGCGCTGCACCTCTACGAAGAGCACGGCGACGCGTTCGTGGAGCACCTCCGGGGCGAGCTCGCGATGGTGCTCTGGGACGGGGCTCGACGGAGGCTCCTCGCCGCGCGCGACCGCTTCGGCGTCAAACCTCTCGTGTGGGCTGCGCACGACCGGCGCGTGCTCGTGGCGTCCGAGGCGAAGGCGCTCTTCGCGATGGGGGTGCCGGCGCGATGGGACGCGCGCTCGCTCGCGCATGTCGCCACGCACCAGTACTTGCCCCCGTCGCGCACGATGTTCGCGGGCGTGTTCGCCGTCCCGCCGGCGCACGTGATGGTCGTCGAGCGCGGGGAGGCGCGCCTGCGCCGCTACTGGGATCCGGCGCGGCGCGACCCGCGACCGAGCACGCCCGAGGAGCTCGACGCGGCGCTCGAGGAGGCGGTGCGGCTGCGCGCTCGGGCCGAGGCGCCGGTGGCCTTCGCGCTGAGCGGTGGGCTGGACTCCGCGTCGGTCGTCGCGCTCTCCGGGGTGGCGGCGCCGCGCACGTTCGGGGTGCGCTTCGACGGCGCCGCGTGGGACGAGTCGGCGTTCGCGCGCGAGGTCGCGACCCACGTCGGCGCGGAGCACGAGGTCGTCGACGTGAGCCGGGACGTGATGCTCGACGCGCTCCCGGACGCGGTCGCCTCCTCGGAGGGGCTGGCCATCAACGGGCAGCTCCCGGCCAAGCTCGCCCTCGCCCGCGCCATCGAGCGCGCGGGGTGCAAGGCGGTGCTGACGGGCGAAGGCGCGGACGAGGCGCTGCTGGGCTACCCGCATCTGGTCATGGACGCGCTCCGCGACGAGCCGGACGCGCAGCAGCGCGCGCGCGTCGAGGCCGAGAGCGGCGTGTGCCGCGGCGTGATGCTCGCCGACGGGCAGCCGCCGAGGCTCGAGGCGGTGGAGCGCGCGCTGGGCTTCGTGCCGAGCTGGCTCGAGGCCAAGGCCCTGCTGGGCGCGCGGGTGCAGGCGTTGCTCGCGGACGGCGTCGAGGTCGAGCCGGAGCGGGTGTTCGGCGCCCTGCTCGCCGAGGTCGACCTGGGGGCCTCGTCGGAGCCGCGGCCCGCGCGCTCGGCGTGGCTCTGGACGCAGCTCGCGCTCGCCGGCTACATCCTGCGCACGCTGGGGGACGGGACGGAGATGGCCGCCTCGGTGGAGGGCCGCACGCCGTTTCTGGACCACCACGTGTTCGAGGTCGCGCTGCGGCTGCCTCTCGAGGCGCGCATCCGCGACGGCGTCGAGAAGCACGCGCTGCGCGCTCGCATGCGAGGGCGGCTGCCCGAGCGGGTGGTGACGCGGCGCAAGCACCCCTTCCTCGCGCCGCCGCTCCTCGGCGCCGACGATCCGCGCGTGATGGACGTCTTGCGGAGCGGAGGACCGAGCCCGTTCTTCGATCGGGAGCGGGTCGAGGCCGCGCTGGTGCGGCAGGGCGAGCTCTCGCTCGAGGATCGCGCGGCGGCGGAGCCGGCCCTCATGCTCGCCTTCACCGCGACGCTGCTGCAGCGCCGCTTTGGACTGGGAGACGCGCGATGAGCTGGTGGGAAGGCCTCTACGACGAGCTGCTCGCGGACGTGCTGCTCGAGCGGGCGGACGACGACGACGTGCAGACGATCCGCTTCCTCTTCGACCGGCTGGGGCTCGCGGCGGGCCAGCGCGCCTTCGACCAGTGCTGCGGCATCGGCAGCCTCGCGCTCCCGCTCGCCGCGCGCGGGCTGTCCGTGGTCGGCGTCGACCAGGCGGCCGCGTACGTGGAG
Above is a genomic segment from Sandaracinaceae bacterium containing:
- a CDS encoding serine/threonine-protein kinase, whose amino-acid sequence is MVTGLPAKVGPYEPVAELATGGMARVLVAKQTGMAGFERQVALKLMRPELADDHDYANMFLDEARIAARIQHPNVVTVLDVGRDDRTQILYIAMELVLGATVSQMVRTRRPIPTNVAIELVAQAADGLDAAHRATTPSGAPLELVHRDVSPANLLVGFDGVVRVSDFGIARAAERMTKTTAGQFKGKLEYCAPEQALGHSVDRRTDLFGLGIVAWELFSGDRLFEGPTPFKTLDAVLNLEIPPVSRMRTGIPDEVAEMIHAMLQRDVSRRPSRAAQVAEVFRRAAASAALEPPHQPLRDWARMAANPSALRLAGLPTDEDTLDESLDGERQTLVSEPPPGMDEEPVTRVTRPGKG
- a CDS encoding M23 family metallopeptidase, encoding MNPRHVLIGLSAACLLGALAAPAFADQAELSDGDAAAVVDLAERVPPRWMNDITDDWPLTPARWRRRMPPECRTRGGYRDHCQGPRLVPEPHGVAAERARRLGLGHRATALVVMHQRPFAEWMDAVDRLDADGSLTFPVLEGRLGRGFGRTRTGSLSHRRHWGVDIAAPEGSDIRAARDGLVMYSDNELTGYGNVVILLHAEGFSTFYAHCRRTHVFAGQWVERGQRIAEVGMTGFAPAPHLHFEWRQRGWARDPTPRFRSRITGE
- a CDS encoding group 1 truncated hemoglobin is translated as MSDYEEIGEERLRAVIDEFVDRMFDDLMIGFFFRKASKARIKEMELQHAAAHLGAQREYGGRPLKEAHSAHRIMGGHFERRKKILDDTLREHGVSDEIRARWMAHLETLRPLITKDAGSECR
- a CDS encoding alcohol dehydrogenase catalytic domain-containing protein — encoded protein: MGGGVRGLRRERGAVGIAEGARPVCGPDDVRLEVVCVGVCRTDVYVAEGRIPVPEGRVLGHEVCGVVRETGASTRGWAPGDAAIVMPSIACGRCDGSGCLAPQMLGIDRDGAFADQVVVPARALHRPRGLPMRLAAYAEPMAASMAVLDLDLPREGRGVVLGAGRIATLTLRVLRDAGFTSVTMHGPRDGRLERGGFDFVIETAATAETLAVALAALRCGGTLVLKSRPHAPVPLDVAAAVQRRARIVAARYAEMDAAIALMRRAPELVADLLGPVLSLEAFDVAFASREDTKTFLTPLDDPQAVWARARGGA
- the asnB gene encoding asparagine synthase (glutamine-hydrolyzing): MCGVVGVVGPGVDASMLRAGIGAIRHRGPDGEGVFVDPARVAGLAHARLALVGIADGAQPIASEDGRVVVSVNGEIYGHAALRAELEARGHRFRTHSDSEVALHLYEEHGDAFVEHLRGELAMVLWDGARRRLLAARDRFGVKPLVWAAHDRRVLVASEAKALFAMGVPARWDARSLAHVATHQYLPPSRTMFAGVFAVPPAHVMVVERGEARLRRYWDPARRDPRPSTPEELDAALEEAVRLRARAEAPVAFALSGGLDSASVVALSGVAAPRTFGVRFDGAAWDESAFAREVATHVGAEHEVVDVSRDVMLDALPDAVASSEGLAINGQLPAKLALARAIERAGCKAVLTGEGADEALLGYPHLVMDALRDEPDAQQRARVEAESGVCRGVMLADGQPPRLEAVERALGFVPSWLEAKALLGARVQALLADGVEVEPERVFGALLAEVDLGASSEPRPARSAWLWTQLALAGYILRTLGDGTEMAASVEGRTPFLDHHVFEVALRLPLEARIRDGVEKHALRARMRGRLPERVVTRRKHPFLAPPLLGADDPRVMDVLRSGGPSPFFDRERVEAALVRQGELSLEDRAAAEPALMLAFTATLLQRRFGLGDAR